One stretch of Armigeres subalbatus isolate Guangzhou_Male chromosome 2, GZ_Asu_2, whole genome shotgun sequence DNA includes these proteins:
- the LOC134216244 gene encoding jerky protein homolog-like, whose translation MDNTHAKMDKKRKNIVLTLVEKVRIIEDFESGGATHDTLGKKYGIGSSTVTRIIQKKETIRAAAEKFTEYGVDNRKTLREQRFPLLEEALYVWILQQRQSHILLTVEILKTKAELLFKLLQDKGHYVVHKFSASDGWMHRFKQRFGLRVKTVAGEKASADVGAYLNFKAILQKKIRDMQLSNSQVFNADESALFIKLLATRSVVTHTETMASGRKQNKTRYTFMPCSNIDGSLKLQLLFIGTAAKPRGLNTATLPVSYCHSKKAWMTKQLFRHWFYEEFVPAVRKFSLEQGFEPKALLVLDNCTSHYDLDDPLQSDDGLIQVIYLPPNVTSECQPMDQSVINAMKRKYKRKLMLKLILENEHLTFEDRLKKITLQQCVVWLASSWDEISANTIRNSWRKLIDDLPNDTTDEGTNAGDADFKTLIASIDHLSGTSTSDEDIDLWMKDQVYDADHNPDWVTSEVFSDEEILSSVLHKGQPKMHEEWLEESTENSNNSLDTSATNTEDPEFGDAIKSLDCVIRFVKHDAAEVCRLNALRTKLIEAEWLKRTC comes from the coding sequence ATGGATAACACCCATGCAAAAATGgacaaaaaacgaaaaaatatcgTGTTGACATTAGTGGAAAAGGTGCGTATAATAGAAGATTTTGAATCTGGAGGCGCAACGCATGATACGCTAGGGAAGAAGTACGGTATAGGATCTTCTACTGTAACCAGGATTATACAGAAAAAGGAAACGATTCGAGCAGCAGCGGAGAAATTTACCGAATATGGGGTGGATAACCGAAAGACATTGAGGGAGCAGAGGTTCCCTTTGCTGGAAGAAGCTCTCTATGTCTGGATTCTCCAGCAGCGACAGTCTCATATTCTGTTAAcggtggaaattctgaaaacaAAGGCGGAGCTTTTGTTCAAGCTGTTGCAGGATAAAGGGCACTACGTCGTGCACAAATTTTCGGCCTCAGACGGCTGGATGCATCGCTTCAAGCAGCGGTTTGGATTGCGGGTTAAAACGGTAGCGGGTGAAAAGGCATCTGCAGATGTTGGAGCATACCTGAACTTTAAAGCGATTCTACAAAAGAAAATTCGTGATATGCAGCTGTCGAACTCTCAGGTTTTCAATGCAGACGAATCTGCACTTTTTATCAAGCTCTTGGCTACCCGTTCTGTTGTTACGCACACTGAAACCATGGCGAGTGGGCGAAAGCAGAATAAAACCAGGTATACGTTCATGCCATGTTCTAATATTGACGGATCGCTTAAGCTTCAGTTGCTTTTTATTGGAACAGCTGCAAAGCCACGGGGACTGAACACAGCAACACTACCCGTATCGTATTGTCATTCCAAAAAAGCTTGGATGACCAAACAGTTATTCCGTCATTGGTTCTATGAGGAATTTGTCCCCGCAGTGCGGAAATTTTCTCTCGAGCAAGGCTTTGAACCAAAGGCATTGCTCGTGCTTGACAATTGTACCAGTCATTATGATCTAGACGATCCTCTGCAAAGTGATGACGGGCTGATTCAGGTTATTTACCTTCCTCCAAATGTCACCTCTGAGTGTCAGCCAATGGACCAATCGGTTATCAATGCAATGAAGCGGAAGTACAAAAGAAAACTGATGTTGAAGCTGATCTTGGAAAACGAGCATTTGACATTCGAAGACCGTTTGAAAAAGATTACCCTTCAGCAGTGCGTCGTATGGTTGGCTTCTTCTTGGGATGAAATTTCCGCTAATACCATCCGGAATTCTTGgcgcaaattaatcgatgatttgcCGAACGATACTACCGACGAAGGGACGAACGCAGGCGATGCGGATTTCAAAACACTCATTGCGAGTATCGACCATCTTTCAGGAACTAGCACATCTGACGAAGACATCGATCTGTGGATGAAGGATCAAGTGTATGATGCTGACCATAACCCAGATTGGGTCACCAGTGAAGTGTTTTCAGATGAAGAGATCTTGTCATCCGTCCTTCATAAAGGTCAACCGAAAATGCACGAGGAATGGTTGGAAGAATCGACAGAGAACAGTAACAACTCTCTTGATACTTCCGCTACAAATACCGAAGATCCAGAATTTGGAGACGCAATTAAGTCACTTGATTGCGTAATTCGTTTTGTGAAACACGATGCAGCAGAAGTTTGTCGTTTGAACGCTCTACGCACAAAACTCATTGAAGCGGAATGGCTAAAACGAACATGTTGA